The following proteins are co-located in the Paenibacillus sp. JNUCC32 genome:
- a CDS encoding DUF4855 domain-containing protein has protein sequence MKRNRRQGIAAVIAVWIVLLWLPTAEAAKDQPELRNLAAGIGYTWSEQPEPSYGDAGNKLTDGKYGSTLFTDPAWTGHLRKSTRSVIFDLGEKKSIARIQAHFLQDSSVGIAYPNTVSMYASNDGSQWGTLAHIPSREVRWAEVPAGAQNYIWDGSEDGLVQHHPNATMAYAQYVKVTFTTDVFVFLDEIEIWGTDGKLNKAKQVSADRLAYHEPGKATGGMRNLVLLNNENGPSGADRWTKDNLIPYVSYVNEQGEPEDWLFEGVLFHSVLSPSGQDFTKGTATFGDWKGYLDQMFADQGDLQQLNEAVTEAGRKLGERGHKVNVVLMMPNPGDTVTDFGDVDGDGVTENFNSTAIGAEAASANKQKAVTWWIQQLKQRWKEEKYSNLKLNGIYWGGKGISMTDLNETNVIQATSKQVHKQDMNFYWIPSFQGNRNYDWRYLGFDAALLESGAYASAIPQRVEDAAVLAKQYQMGIELEFDEQINTDTDKQARYVDLLNGGIDYGYMSQALLAFDQGRTASLLRSAKSTDPMVRQNYDLMVQFVKGTYAKPKPCSKQPEGPVASDATQYVVKCGTEITIAHKYNDQSDMWIVFDRFGANKLEGLKEWRLAENTGTTVNPDMSRPSTLLQADVSDWIGPYVVRANANGNGNAWDFTGGNHNYDGGSTSSPTGTTDSFRVWADGVEVADGTVTASVYTKIEVVNLIQAYNTKEADGSGRPVLKETVTYEISNGHIQVHNEIEALEDITFDTYYGLQSVNGAWNETVRYFAGDQEVASSPANIYSDSGAKAVKPNVDSYLLSSSDQGGFQHKLRVRLDRQYGLGALANLADHMPVIFTQEYGKTYFLQIKGTTPELKQGEKFAWQGSYDFYAENP, from the coding sequence ATGAAACGAAACAGAAGGCAAGGGATTGCCGCAGTTATTGCAGTATGGATAGTACTGTTATGGCTGCCGACAGCCGAGGCGGCCAAAGACCAGCCTGAATTGCGAAACCTCGCTGCAGGTATCGGGTACACATGGTCGGAGCAGCCGGAACCAAGCTATGGGGATGCGGGGAATAAGTTAACGGACGGGAAGTACGGTTCGACGCTCTTCACGGATCCGGCATGGACAGGACATCTCCGCAAGTCCACGCGCAGCGTCATCTTCGACCTAGGGGAGAAGAAATCGATCGCTCGGATTCAAGCGCATTTCCTCCAAGATTCTTCGGTCGGAATTGCCTATCCGAACACGGTGTCCATGTATGCGTCCAACGATGGCTCGCAGTGGGGAACCCTCGCGCACATCCCTAGCCGTGAAGTGAGATGGGCAGAAGTTCCGGCAGGCGCTCAAAACTATATCTGGGACGGCAGCGAGGATGGGTTGGTTCAGCATCACCCCAATGCGACAATGGCCTATGCCCAATATGTCAAAGTTACATTTACCACCGATGTGTTCGTGTTTTTGGATGAGATCGAGATCTGGGGGACGGATGGCAAATTGAACAAAGCCAAGCAGGTATCTGCGGATCGGCTTGCATATCACGAACCTGGGAAAGCAACAGGCGGAATGCGTAATCTCGTGCTATTGAATAACGAGAATGGTCCGAGTGGGGCTGATAGGTGGACGAAAGATAACCTAATCCCTTACGTCAGTTACGTGAATGAACAAGGTGAACCGGAGGATTGGTTGTTCGAGGGGGTGCTGTTCCATAGCGTGTTGTCACCGAGTGGACAGGATTTCACGAAAGGAACTGCTACCTTCGGCGATTGGAAGGGTTATTTAGACCAGATGTTCGCGGATCAGGGCGATCTGCAGCAGTTGAACGAAGCGGTGACCGAAGCGGGCAGGAAACTGGGAGAACGGGGTCATAAGGTGAACGTCGTGTTGATGATGCCGAACCCGGGTGATACCGTGACGGATTTCGGCGATGTGGATGGCGATGGTGTGACTGAGAATTTTAATTCCACCGCCATTGGCGCCGAAGCGGCTTCCGCCAATAAGCAAAAGGCGGTTACCTGGTGGATTCAGCAGCTCAAGCAGCGTTGGAAGGAAGAGAAGTACTCAAATCTGAAGCTGAACGGCATCTATTGGGGCGGCAAAGGCATTAGCATGACCGATCTGAACGAAACGAATGTAATCCAGGCAACGAGTAAGCAAGTGCATAAGCAGGATATGAACTTCTACTGGATTCCAAGCTTCCAAGGCAACCGGAATTATGATTGGAGGTATTTGGGGTTTGACGCCGCGCTGCTAGAGTCGGGCGCTTACGCTTCCGCTATTCCGCAGCGAGTAGAGGATGCCGCGGTCTTAGCGAAGCAATATCAGATGGGAATCGAGCTGGAGTTCGATGAACAGATCAATACCGACACTGATAAGCAGGCACGATACGTCGATTTGCTGAACGGAGGCATTGACTATGGCTATATGAGTCAAGCATTGTTGGCATTCGATCAAGGCCGTACGGCTTCATTACTCCGCAGTGCCAAGAGTACGGACCCGATGGTTCGTCAGAATTACGACCTCATGGTTCAGTTCGTGAAAGGGACGTATGCGAAGCCAAAACCTTGCTCTAAACAGCCGGAAGGTCCCGTGGCTTCGGATGCGACGCAATACGTCGTGAAATGCGGCACCGAAATTACGATTGCTCACAAATACAATGACCAAAGCGATATGTGGATCGTATTCGACCGTTTTGGTGCGAATAAGCTGGAAGGTCTTAAGGAGTGGCGACTGGCCGAGAATACGGGAACGACTGTGAATCCGGATATGTCTCGTCCATCGACGCTTCTTCAGGCGGATGTATCGGACTGGATTGGGCCCTACGTGGTTAGAGCGAATGCGAACGGAAACGGAAATGCTTGGGATTTCACGGGAGGCAACCACAACTATGATGGCGGCAGCACCAGTTCGCCTACGGGAACGACGGATTCGTTCCGCGTTTGGGCGGACGGTGTGGAAGTAGCTGACGGCACCGTGACGGCGAGCGTTTATACGAAGATCGAAGTGGTCAATCTGATCCAAGCCTATAACACGAAAGAGGCGGATGGTTCCGGAAGACCTGTGCTTAAGGAGACCGTTACGTACGAGATCTCGAACGGCCATATACAGGTCCATAATGAAATCGAGGCGCTGGAAGACATCACGTTCGATACGTATTACGGACTTCAGTCGGTGAATGGCGCATGGAACGAAACGGTTCGCTACTTCGCAGGCGATCAGGAAGTTGCTTCAAGCCCTGCGAATATATATAGCGATTCGGGCGCGAAAGCCGTGAAACCGAATGTCGACAGCTATCTACTTAGCTCTAGCGATCAGGGTGGGTTCCAGCACAAACTGCGTGTA